The following proteins are encoded in a genomic region of bacterium:
- a CDS encoding SDR family NAD(P)-dependent oxidoreductase: MTSLKDKTVMITGASSGIGAACTRAFAGQGARLVLAARRRDRLENLASELGVGTVTLALDVRERAAIDEAAAVLADDRREIDVLVNNAGLSLGLDTLQEGDPADWEEMIDTNVKGLLWLTRAVVPGMVERDRGHVINIGSVSGHDVYPGGAVYCATKFAVHAITTGLRIDLKGTKVRASPVAPGMVESEFSRVRFHGDAERADAVYRNFPPLQPADVAEAVVFCATRPPHVNIAGLILWPTDQKTVTISHPRPVD, encoded by the coding sequence ATGACGAGCCTGAAGGACAAGACGGTGATGATCACGGGCGCCAGCTCCGGCATCGGCGCCGCGTGCACGAGGGCCTTCGCCGGGCAGGGCGCGCGCCTGGTCCTGGCGGCCCGTCGCCGCGACCGCCTCGAGAACCTGGCGTCGGAACTGGGCGTAGGGACGGTCACGCTCGCCCTGGACGTGCGCGAGCGCGCGGCGATCGACGAGGCGGCGGCCGTCCTGGCGGACGACCGGCGGGAGATCGACGTGCTCGTCAACAACGCCGGCCTCAGCCTCGGCCTGGATACCTTGCAGGAGGGCGACCCGGCCGACTGGGAGGAGATGATCGACACGAACGTGAAGGGGTTGCTCTGGCTGACGCGAGCCGTCGTGCCGGGGATGGTCGAGCGCGACCGGGGGCACGTGATCAACATCGGTTCGGTCTCCGGACACGACGTCTATCCCGGCGGCGCCGTCTACTGCGCCACCAAGTTCGCGGTGCACGCCATCACCACCGGGCTGCGCATCGACCTCAAGGGAACAAAGGTGCGCGCCTCGCCGGTCGCTCCGGGCATGGTGGAGAGCGAGTTCAGCCGCGTGCGTTTCCACGGCGACGCCGAACGGGCCGACGCCGTCTACCGCAACTTCCCGCCCCTGCAGCCGGCGGACGTGGCCGAGGCGGTCGTCTTCTGCGCCACGCGGCCGCCCCACGTTAACATCGCGGGGCTAATCCTCTGGCCCACGGACCAGAAGACGGTGACCATCAGC